From Erinaceus europaeus chromosome 9, mEriEur2.1, whole genome shotgun sequence, one genomic window encodes:
- the NCF2 gene encoding neutrophil cytosol factor 2 isoform X4 produces the protein MSLAEAIRLWNEGVLAADKKDWNGALGAFTAVQDPHSRICFNIGCMYTILENMLEAEKAFTKSINRDKHLAVAYFQRGMLYYQMENYDSAIKDLKEALTQLRGNQLIDYKILGLQFKLFACEVLYNIAFMHAKKEEWKKAEEHLALAMNMKSEPRHSKIDKAMECVWKQKLYEPVVIPVGRLFRPNERQVAQLVKKDYLGKATVVASVVDQDNFSGFAPLQPQAVEPPPRPKTPEIFRALEGEAHRVLFGFVPKTPEELQVMPGNIVFVLKKGNDNWATVIFNGEMAVCACLPTLAWRVFLAGLGLSSLPHSSLPCGCRDAAAEGAGPLQLPGACGAAHPSAVTGGNFPRLRDPSSSQLHCPREAPAVASECPRLKRPPTLPVTKYQTSPRGKDELHLVT, from the exons ATGTCCTTGGCAGAGGCCATCCGCCTCTGGAATGAGGGGGTGCTGGCAGCTGACAAGAAGGACTGGAATGGAGCCCTGGGTGCCTTCACTGCTGTTCAGGACCCTCATTCTCGAATCTGCTTCAACATCGGCTGCATGTACACCATCCTGGAGAACATGCTAGAAGCTGAGAAG GCCTTCACCAAAAGCATTAACCGGGACAAGCACTTGGCAGTGGCCTATTTCCAGCGAGGGATGCTCTACTACCAGATGGAGAA ctatgactcagctattaaagaCCTGAAAGAAGCCTTGACTCAGCTCCGAGGGAATCAGCTGATAGACTACAAGATCCTGGGGCTGCAGTTCAAGCTGTTTGCCTGTGAG GTACTGTACAACATTGCTTTCATGCACGCCAAGAAGGAGGAATGGAAAAAGGCAGAAGAGCACTTAGCACTGGCCATGAATATGAAGTCTGAGCCCCGGCATTCCAAAATTGACAAGGCCATGGAGTGTGTCTGG AAGCAGAAGTTGTATGAGCCGGTGGTGATTCCTGTGGGCAGGTTGTTTCGGCCGAATGAGAGgcaggtggcacagctggttaagaagGATTACCTGGGCAAGGCCACG GTCGTGGCATCCGTGGTGGATCAGGACAACTTCTCTGGGTTTGCACCTCTGCAACCACAG GCAGTGGAGCCTCCACCCAGACCCAAAACTCCCGAGATCTTCAG GGCTCTGGAAGGGGAGGCCCACAGAGTACTGTTTGGGTTTGTGCCCAAGACCCCTGAGGAGCTACAGGTCATGCCGGGGAACATTGTCTTCGTCTTGAAGAAAGGCAATGACAACTGGGCCACTGTCATATTCAACGGGGAG atggctgtgtgtgcctgtctccCCACCCTGGCCTGGCGGGTGTTCCTGGCTGGGCTTGGCCTCtcatctctcccccactcctcactGCCCTGTGGGTGCCGTGACGCTGCTGCAGAAGGGGCTGGTCCCCTGCAACTACCTGGAGCCTGTGGAGCTGCGCATCCCTCAGCCGTCACAG GAGGAAACTTCCCCAGACTCAGAGATCCCAGCTCCTCCCAGCTCCACTGCCCCAGGGAGGCCCCAGCTGTTGCCAG TGAGTGTCCCCGACTCAAGAGGCCACCAACCCTCCCTGTCACCAAGTACCAGACCAGCCCCAGAGGAAAGGATGAATTGCACTTGGTTACCTGA
- the NCF2 gene encoding neutrophil cytosol factor 2 isoform X2 has translation MSLAEAIRLWNEGVLAADKKDWNGALGAFTAVQDPHSRICFNIGCMYTILENMLEAEKAFTKSINRDKHLAVAYFQRGMLYYQMENYDSAIKDLKEALTQLRGNQLIDYKILGLQFKLFACEVLYNIAFMHAKKEEWKKAEEHLALAMNMKSEPRHSKIDKAMECVWKQKLYEPVVIPVGRLFRPNERQVAQLVKKDYLGKATVVASVVDQDNFSGFAPLQPQAVEPPPRPKTPEIFRALEGEAHRVLFGFVPKTPEELQVMPGNIVFVLKKGNDNWATVIFNGEMAVCACLPTLAWRVFLAGLGLSSLPHSSLPCGCRDAAAEGAGPLQLPGACGAAHPSAVTGGNFPRLRDPSSSQLHCPREAPAVARELYLERRLLCRASRWPRVKGRPQGVCRFDLYHCCQAECEFGSETLRG, from the exons ATGTCCTTGGCAGAGGCCATCCGCCTCTGGAATGAGGGGGTGCTGGCAGCTGACAAGAAGGACTGGAATGGAGCCCTGGGTGCCTTCACTGCTGTTCAGGACCCTCATTCTCGAATCTGCTTCAACATCGGCTGCATGTACACCATCCTGGAGAACATGCTAGAAGCTGAGAAG GCCTTCACCAAAAGCATTAACCGGGACAAGCACTTGGCAGTGGCCTATTTCCAGCGAGGGATGCTCTACTACCAGATGGAGAA ctatgactcagctattaaagaCCTGAAAGAAGCCTTGACTCAGCTCCGAGGGAATCAGCTGATAGACTACAAGATCCTGGGGCTGCAGTTCAAGCTGTTTGCCTGTGAG GTACTGTACAACATTGCTTTCATGCACGCCAAGAAGGAGGAATGGAAAAAGGCAGAAGAGCACTTAGCACTGGCCATGAATATGAAGTCTGAGCCCCGGCATTCCAAAATTGACAAGGCCATGGAGTGTGTCTGG AAGCAGAAGTTGTATGAGCCGGTGGTGATTCCTGTGGGCAGGTTGTTTCGGCCGAATGAGAGgcaggtggcacagctggttaagaagGATTACCTGGGCAAGGCCACG GTCGTGGCATCCGTGGTGGATCAGGACAACTTCTCTGGGTTTGCACCTCTGCAACCACAG GCAGTGGAGCCTCCACCCAGACCCAAAACTCCCGAGATCTTCAG GGCTCTGGAAGGGGAGGCCCACAGAGTACTGTTTGGGTTTGTGCCCAAGACCCCTGAGGAGCTACAGGTCATGCCGGGGAACATTGTCTTCGTCTTGAAGAAAGGCAATGACAACTGGGCCACTGTCATATTCAACGGGGAG atggctgtgtgtgcctgtctccCCACCCTGGCCTGGCGGGTGTTCCTGGCTGGGCTTGGCCTCtcatctctcccccactcctcactGCCCTGTGGGTGCCGTGACGCTGCTGCAGAAGGGGCTGGTCCCCTGCAACTACCTGGAGCCTGTGGAGCTGCGCATCCCTCAGCCGTCACAG GAGGAAACTTCCCCAGACTCAGAGATCCCAGCTCCTCCCAGCTCCACTGCCCCAGGGAGGCCCCAGCTGTTGCCAG GGAGCTCTATCTGGAGAGGAGGCTGTTGTGCAGAGCCTCCAGGTGGCCCAGGGTGAAGGGGAGACCCCAAGGTGTGTGTAGATTTGATTTGTACCATTGCTGCCAAGCTGAGTGTGAGTTTGGGAGTGAGACTCTGAGAGGGTGA
- the NCF2 gene encoding neutrophil cytosol factor 2 isoform X7, with translation MSLAEAIRLWNEGVLAADKKDWNGALGAFTAVQDPHSRICFNIGCMYTILENMLEAEKAFTKSINRDKHLAVAYFQRGMLYYQMENYDSAIKDLKEALTQLRGNQLIDYKILGLQFKLFACEVLYNIAFMHAKKEEWKKAEEHLALAMNMKSEPRHSKIDKAMECVWKQKLYEPVVIPVGRLFRPNERQVAQLVKKDYLGKATVVASVVDQDNFSGFAPLQPQAVEPPPRPKTPEIFRALEGEAHRVLFGFVPKTPEELQVMPGNIVFVLKKGNDNWATVIFNGEKGLVPCNYLEPVELRIPQPSQEETSPDSEIPAPPSSTAPGRPQLLPG, from the exons ATGTCCTTGGCAGAGGCCATCCGCCTCTGGAATGAGGGGGTGCTGGCAGCTGACAAGAAGGACTGGAATGGAGCCCTGGGTGCCTTCACTGCTGTTCAGGACCCTCATTCTCGAATCTGCTTCAACATCGGCTGCATGTACACCATCCTGGAGAACATGCTAGAAGCTGAGAAG GCCTTCACCAAAAGCATTAACCGGGACAAGCACTTGGCAGTGGCCTATTTCCAGCGAGGGATGCTCTACTACCAGATGGAGAA ctatgactcagctattaaagaCCTGAAAGAAGCCTTGACTCAGCTCCGAGGGAATCAGCTGATAGACTACAAGATCCTGGGGCTGCAGTTCAAGCTGTTTGCCTGTGAG GTACTGTACAACATTGCTTTCATGCACGCCAAGAAGGAGGAATGGAAAAAGGCAGAAGAGCACTTAGCACTGGCCATGAATATGAAGTCTGAGCCCCGGCATTCCAAAATTGACAAGGCCATGGAGTGTGTCTGG AAGCAGAAGTTGTATGAGCCGGTGGTGATTCCTGTGGGCAGGTTGTTTCGGCCGAATGAGAGgcaggtggcacagctggttaagaagGATTACCTGGGCAAGGCCACG GTCGTGGCATCCGTGGTGGATCAGGACAACTTCTCTGGGTTTGCACCTCTGCAACCACAG GCAGTGGAGCCTCCACCCAGACCCAAAACTCCCGAGATCTTCAG GGCTCTGGAAGGGGAGGCCCACAGAGTACTGTTTGGGTTTGTGCCCAAGACCCCTGAGGAGCTACAGGTCATGCCGGGGAACATTGTCTTCGTCTTGAAGAAAGGCAATGACAACTGGGCCACTGTCATATTCAACGGGGAG AAGGGGCTGGTCCCCTGCAACTACCTGGAGCCTGTGGAGCTGCGCATCCCTCAGCCGTCACAG GAGGAAACTTCCCCAGACTCAGAGATCCCAGCTCCTCCCAGCTCCACTGCCCCAGGGAGGCCCCAGCTGTTGCCAG GGTAG
- the NCF2 gene encoding neutrophil cytosol factor 2 isoform X3 — protein sequence MSLAEAIRLWNEGVLAADKKDWNGALGAFTAVQDPHSRICFNIGCMYTILENMLEAEKAFTKSINRDKHLAVAYFQRGMLYYQMENYDSAIKDLKEALTQLRGNQLIDYKILGLQFKLFACEVLYNIAFMHAKKEEWKKAEEHLALAMNMKSEPRHSKIDKAMECVWKQKLYEPVVIPVGRLFRPNERQVAQLVKKDYLGKATVVASVVDQDNFSGFAPLQPQAVEPPPRPKTPEIFRALEGEAHRVLFGFVPKTPEELQVMPGNIVFVLKKGNDNWATVIFNGEMAVCACLPTLAWRVFLAGLGLSSLPHSSLPCGCRDAAAEGAGPLQLPGACGAAHPSAVTGGNFPRLRDPSSSQLHCPREAPAVARVVSVPDSRGHQPSLSPSTRPAPEERMNCTWLPE from the exons ATGTCCTTGGCAGAGGCCATCCGCCTCTGGAATGAGGGGGTGCTGGCAGCTGACAAGAAGGACTGGAATGGAGCCCTGGGTGCCTTCACTGCTGTTCAGGACCCTCATTCTCGAATCTGCTTCAACATCGGCTGCATGTACACCATCCTGGAGAACATGCTAGAAGCTGAGAAG GCCTTCACCAAAAGCATTAACCGGGACAAGCACTTGGCAGTGGCCTATTTCCAGCGAGGGATGCTCTACTACCAGATGGAGAA ctatgactcagctattaaagaCCTGAAAGAAGCCTTGACTCAGCTCCGAGGGAATCAGCTGATAGACTACAAGATCCTGGGGCTGCAGTTCAAGCTGTTTGCCTGTGAG GTACTGTACAACATTGCTTTCATGCACGCCAAGAAGGAGGAATGGAAAAAGGCAGAAGAGCACTTAGCACTGGCCATGAATATGAAGTCTGAGCCCCGGCATTCCAAAATTGACAAGGCCATGGAGTGTGTCTGG AAGCAGAAGTTGTATGAGCCGGTGGTGATTCCTGTGGGCAGGTTGTTTCGGCCGAATGAGAGgcaggtggcacagctggttaagaagGATTACCTGGGCAAGGCCACG GTCGTGGCATCCGTGGTGGATCAGGACAACTTCTCTGGGTTTGCACCTCTGCAACCACAG GCAGTGGAGCCTCCACCCAGACCCAAAACTCCCGAGATCTTCAG GGCTCTGGAAGGGGAGGCCCACAGAGTACTGTTTGGGTTTGTGCCCAAGACCCCTGAGGAGCTACAGGTCATGCCGGGGAACATTGTCTTCGTCTTGAAGAAAGGCAATGACAACTGGGCCACTGTCATATTCAACGGGGAG atggctgtgtgtgcctgtctccCCACCCTGGCCTGGCGGGTGTTCCTGGCTGGGCTTGGCCTCtcatctctcccccactcctcactGCCCTGTGGGTGCCGTGACGCTGCTGCAGAAGGGGCTGGTCCCCTGCAACTACCTGGAGCCTGTGGAGCTGCGCATCCCTCAGCCGTCACAG GAGGAAACTTCCCCAGACTCAGAGATCCCAGCTCCTCCCAGCTCCACTGCCCCAGGGAGGCCCCAGCTGTTGCCAG GGTAGTGAGTGTCCCCGACTCAAGAGGCCACCAACCCTCCCTGTCACCAAGTACCAGACCAGCCCCAGAGGAAAGGATGAATTGCACTTGGTTACCTGAGTGA
- the NCF2 gene encoding neutrophil cytosol factor 2 isoform X6 has protein sequence MSLAEAIRLWNEGVLAADKKDWNGALGAFTAVQDPHSRICFNIGCMYTILENMLEAEKAFTKSINRDKHLAVAYFQRGMLYYQMENYDSAIKDLKEALTQLRGNQLIDYKILGLQFKLFACEVLYNIAFMHAKKEEWKKAEEHLALAMNMKSEPRHSKIDKAMECVWKQKLYEPVVIPVGRLFRPNERQVAQLVKKDYLGKATVVASVVDQDNFSGFAPLQPQAVEPPPRPKTPEIFRALEGEAHRVLFGFVPKTPEELQVMPGNIVFVLKKGNDNWATVIFNGEKGLVPCNYLEPVELRIPQPSQEETSPDSEIPAPPSSTAPGRPQLLPGSSIWRGGCCAEPPGGPG, from the exons ATGTCCTTGGCAGAGGCCATCCGCCTCTGGAATGAGGGGGTGCTGGCAGCTGACAAGAAGGACTGGAATGGAGCCCTGGGTGCCTTCACTGCTGTTCAGGACCCTCATTCTCGAATCTGCTTCAACATCGGCTGCATGTACACCATCCTGGAGAACATGCTAGAAGCTGAGAAG GCCTTCACCAAAAGCATTAACCGGGACAAGCACTTGGCAGTGGCCTATTTCCAGCGAGGGATGCTCTACTACCAGATGGAGAA ctatgactcagctattaaagaCCTGAAAGAAGCCTTGACTCAGCTCCGAGGGAATCAGCTGATAGACTACAAGATCCTGGGGCTGCAGTTCAAGCTGTTTGCCTGTGAG GTACTGTACAACATTGCTTTCATGCACGCCAAGAAGGAGGAATGGAAAAAGGCAGAAGAGCACTTAGCACTGGCCATGAATATGAAGTCTGAGCCCCGGCATTCCAAAATTGACAAGGCCATGGAGTGTGTCTGG AAGCAGAAGTTGTATGAGCCGGTGGTGATTCCTGTGGGCAGGTTGTTTCGGCCGAATGAGAGgcaggtggcacagctggttaagaagGATTACCTGGGCAAGGCCACG GTCGTGGCATCCGTGGTGGATCAGGACAACTTCTCTGGGTTTGCACCTCTGCAACCACAG GCAGTGGAGCCTCCACCCAGACCCAAAACTCCCGAGATCTTCAG GGCTCTGGAAGGGGAGGCCCACAGAGTACTGTTTGGGTTTGTGCCCAAGACCCCTGAGGAGCTACAGGTCATGCCGGGGAACATTGTCTTCGTCTTGAAGAAAGGCAATGACAACTGGGCCACTGTCATATTCAACGGGGAG AAGGGGCTGGTCCCCTGCAACTACCTGGAGCCTGTGGAGCTGCGCATCCCTCAGCCGTCACAG GAGGAAACTTCCCCAGACTCAGAGATCCCAGCTCCTCCCAGCTCCACTGCCCCAGGGAGGCCCCAGCTGTTGCCAG GGAGCTCTATCTGGAGAGGAGGCTGTTGTGCAGAGCCTCCAGGTGGCCCAGGGTGA
- the NCF2 gene encoding neutrophil cytosol factor 2 isoform X5 — MSLAEAIRLWNEGVLAADKKDWNGALGAFTAVQDPHSRICFNIGCMYTILENMLEAEKAFTKSINRDKHLAVAYFQRGMLYYQMENYDSAIKDLKEALTQLRGNQLIDYKILGLQFKLFACEVLYNIAFMHAKKEEWKKAEEHLALAMNMKSEPRHSKIDKAMECVWKQKLYEPVVIPVGRLFRPNERQVAQLVKKDYLGKATVVASVVDQDNFSGFAPLQPQAVEPPPRPKTPEIFRALEGEAHRVLFGFVPKTPEELQVMPGNIVFVLKKGNDNWATVIFNGEKGLVPCNYLEPVELRIPQPSQEETSPDSEIPAPPSSTAPGRPQLLPVSVPDSRGHQPSLSPSTRPAPEERMNCTWLPE; from the exons ATGTCCTTGGCAGAGGCCATCCGCCTCTGGAATGAGGGGGTGCTGGCAGCTGACAAGAAGGACTGGAATGGAGCCCTGGGTGCCTTCACTGCTGTTCAGGACCCTCATTCTCGAATCTGCTTCAACATCGGCTGCATGTACACCATCCTGGAGAACATGCTAGAAGCTGAGAAG GCCTTCACCAAAAGCATTAACCGGGACAAGCACTTGGCAGTGGCCTATTTCCAGCGAGGGATGCTCTACTACCAGATGGAGAA ctatgactcagctattaaagaCCTGAAAGAAGCCTTGACTCAGCTCCGAGGGAATCAGCTGATAGACTACAAGATCCTGGGGCTGCAGTTCAAGCTGTTTGCCTGTGAG GTACTGTACAACATTGCTTTCATGCACGCCAAGAAGGAGGAATGGAAAAAGGCAGAAGAGCACTTAGCACTGGCCATGAATATGAAGTCTGAGCCCCGGCATTCCAAAATTGACAAGGCCATGGAGTGTGTCTGG AAGCAGAAGTTGTATGAGCCGGTGGTGATTCCTGTGGGCAGGTTGTTTCGGCCGAATGAGAGgcaggtggcacagctggttaagaagGATTACCTGGGCAAGGCCACG GTCGTGGCATCCGTGGTGGATCAGGACAACTTCTCTGGGTTTGCACCTCTGCAACCACAG GCAGTGGAGCCTCCACCCAGACCCAAAACTCCCGAGATCTTCAG GGCTCTGGAAGGGGAGGCCCACAGAGTACTGTTTGGGTTTGTGCCCAAGACCCCTGAGGAGCTACAGGTCATGCCGGGGAACATTGTCTTCGTCTTGAAGAAAGGCAATGACAACTGGGCCACTGTCATATTCAACGGGGAG AAGGGGCTGGTCCCCTGCAACTACCTGGAGCCTGTGGAGCTGCGCATCCCTCAGCCGTCACAG GAGGAAACTTCCCCAGACTCAGAGATCCCAGCTCCTCCCAGCTCCACTGCCCCAGGGAGGCCCCAGCTGTTGCCAG TGAGTGTCCCCGACTCAAGAGGCCACCAACCCTCCCTGTCACCAAGTACCAGACCAGCCCCAGAGGAAAGGATGAATTGCACTTGGTTACCTGAGTGA